The genomic region AGTCTCCGATCTGTTTACACTGCTCTTCCTTCATACCGCGGGTGGTGATGGTCGGCGTTCCGATCCGGATACCGGAGGTCTCGAAGGGGGAGAGTGCCTGCCGCGGGATCGTGTTTTTGTTGACAGTGATGCCGGCTTTTCCAAGAGCGACTTCTGCCTGCTGACCGGATATGTTGTGGTCGGAGAGGTCGAGAAGACAGAGATGGTTGTCCGTTCCGCCGGAGACGAGCCGGAAGTTGTTGTCTTCCATGGTCGCGGCGAGCACTTTACAGTTTTTGACGACCTGTTTTGCGTACTCTTTGTAGTCTTCGGTGAGCGCTTCACGGAAACAGACGGCTTTGGCAGCGATCACGTGCATGAGAGGTCCGCCCTGCATGCCGGGGAAGACCGCTTTGTCGATCGAGTTCGCATACTCTTTGTCGCACATGATCACACCGCCGCGGGGTCCCCTGAGCGTTTTATGGGTCGTTGAGGTGGTGTAGGTGGTGATGCCGACGGGAGAGTTGTGCAGTCCGGTGCAGCAGAGTCCGCTGATGTGGGCAATGTCCGCCATTGACCGGGCACCGACATCTTCCGCGATCTCCGTGAATGCCTTGAAGTCGATCTCACGGGGATATGCCGATGCTCCGCAGACGATAAGGTCGGGTCGGTTTTTCCGTGCGAGCTCCTCAATCACGCCGTAATCGAGCCGCTCGGAATCGAAGTCGACACCGTAAAATGAGATATTGAAGCATTTCCCCGACATGTTTGCCGGATCGCCATGGGACAGGTGACCGCCGTCATTCAGGCTCTGGCTCAGGATCTTATCTCCCGGCTTCAGACATGAGAGGTACACTGCTTCATTTGCCTGACTGCCTGAGTGCGGCTGAACGTTTGCGTGTTCTGCACCGAAAAGTTTGCAGAGTCGGTCGCGTGCCAGATTTTCGATCTGGTCATGGAATTCGCAGCCGCCGTAATAACGCTTTCCCGGGTAACCTTCTGCATATTTATTTGTCAGAATAGTTCCCATTGCCTCCATTACTTCGCGTGCGACAACATTTTCCGATGCGATCAGTTCAAGCCCCTCAACCTGGCGCTTGTGTTCTTTATTTATCAGCTCGAATATTTCCGGGTCAAATAGTGCCAGGGACGACATATTACGTAAATATAGTTAATATTACGTGATAAAGGCGTCTACTGTTTGTCCAGGGAATCGGCTGCGAGCCGGATCATCGAGTACATCCCGTCAGGCGTCGGGTGGACTTCAAGCATAGGAGAGAATTCATGCACGGTCACGCCTTTACGTACCAGATACCCGAGATAGGTCCCGACGATGCTCGTGCCGGGTGCCGAGGTGGCAAAACCCAATATCTGTCCATCCTCCTTCGAAACAGTGAGATGCATGGACCCCACCGATCCGTCCGCCACATGCCAAAACGACTCGGGTCCGGCGATGTTGGGTGAGGAGAAGGTCATACCTTCCACACCTTTTTTCGGGGGGCACATGGTGTAATCCAGACCAAGAACGATCGTGAACGGGACCTGATCAAGATCCACTTTCCGCGGGTGTCCGAGTATTGCGTCGGCCGCCGCAAATCCCTGAAGCCGGGCGACCGGAGTGAAGTAAGGTGCGCCGGTCACATCGCCCGCTGCATAGATCCCGGGAACCGATGTCTCCATCTTTTCATCAACTTTGATCGAACCGTCAGGATTTTTCGCCATGCCGGTGAAAAGTGAGGTCTCCGGCATCATACCGGTCGTGAACAGTACCGCATCGAAGGGCATATCATCCCCGTTTATACGGACACCTTCGACGTGATCCTTTCCGAGGATCTGCTTTATATGTCCGTATATTATAGTGACATTTGCGAGATCACGGTGTACTGCTTTCATCATCGATTCGGGGAGAACGGGCAGGAGCAGACTCCTGCAGAAGATGGTCACTTCACACCCGAATGCCGCATAGATGTAGGCGAACTCGGCCGCAGAGATGCCTCCTCCGATAATAGCGAGCCTTTTTGGAAGCATAGACATTGTCCGGAGTGTCTTTGCCGTGTAGATTCCGGCAAGATCATTTCCCGGGATGTCCGGGACGTGGATGCCTGCCCCGGTGGCGATGATGATCTTTTCCGCCTTGCGCAGCTGACCGTTTACGAACAGTTTTCCGTCCCTGATCTCGGCATTTGCCTCATACTCGATCACGACACCTGCCGCTTTTGTTTCCCGCTCGAGGATGATCTCCAGTTTCCGCTGGACCCCTTCGAGTTTCTGGATCACTTCCGGGAACCGAACGGCTGCGCCGCCCTCAATAACTCCGGAATTTTTCAAAAAAGATATGGTATTGATACTGCGGGCAACATCGTTCAGCCCGCAGACAAGCATGCATCCGTCATGGATGCATGTCCCGCCGATCGCCTTCCTCTCTAGAAGGGTGACCTGTTTTCCTGCTCCGGCGAGGCGGAGAGATGCCATCCTCCCTGCAGGTCCTGCCCCGATAACGTAGATCATTTCAGAACACTTCGCAACCTTCGTCGGATGGAAGACTAAGTTCCTCACCTGAGTATGCGTTCACTTCCACGATGTCCTTCTTTCCTCTGACCTGCCAGACCGGTACATACACTTTCTTGAAGATCAGTTCGATGTTCTCGTCGCTTGGCCGGAAGTCCTTCTCCTCGGCAAAGATCGCGTCTCCGGCGGTCGTCTTGATCCTGACCCGGCGAGTGAGTTTCTTGATCAGATCAGATCTGATCCGTCCCTTTGCCTGATCCAGACTGATGATCGGGGTCATGACCTCGGCATCATGGGGAAGCTCTGCTTCCTGCGGCACGACATCGCCGAACTGACCCGGCAGATCATTGATCGCGTTGATCCAGCCGGAACCTTCCTCGTCGAAGGAGACGCTTTTTCCTTTGTAGGTCGCTTCTCCACCGCTTTTGTAGTGATAATACCAGTAAGGGATCATGCGCAGAATGGTCGTTCCCTGCTGACGGGCAACACGGGTGGCTTCCTGTCCGGAGATCCTTACCGGGAGAACAAGGTCATACCCAAGTGGGGGCTGCTGAACCCCGACATTCGTGTACGCATAACTGGGTCCCCCGACGATGTCGAAGGGCATATTCCAGATACGTGCAGCTGCCGCATCTCCTATGTATTTGAGCAGCTTCTCCTTTGTCCAGAGATCTGACTCCTTTGGCTGGAAGTATGAATTCCCCGTAAATATGATCTTGTCGCAGCGGACTTTGGTTCCGCTGAGGTTTATCGTGTAGGGGGTCATGTCGAAACGCTGAAGAAGATTTGTGTCATCGGAACACATGACCAGGACGCATTTTGCACCCCGTACTGCCGAGAGATTGAATGGCCCCTCTTCAATCTCACAGTCATATCCGGCGGTTTCGAGAACACGCCGAATCTCAGTCACCGCATGTGTGTGAAGTAGTTCACCCATAATTAATTACTATTGGTTCTCCGTTCTCATAAAATCCGTTGTCTCGGTCCTGTGCCGACTCTCCCTGGTTCAGGTGAAGAGCCGGTTCGCTGCAGGTGCCCGTTTGTGTTCAGAACATTTGATGAATCCAAGTGCCTTCTCCTCGATGGAATTTTTCGGGACACCACCACTCTCTTCCAGAGCTATCAGCGCAGCATCCAGCTCGGCATAGCTCATCCCGAGTTCGCTTTCGTCACTCTGTCCTTCCCAGAATCCGGCGCTGGGGGCCTTTGTGATGATCGATTCCGGGACTCCCAGCTCTTTTGCAAACAGATAAACATCTTTTTTCCAGAGATGAAGGAGCGGCTGGATGTCGGCCGCGGAGTCGCCCCACTTTGTCGAATACCCTATCATATACTCGGTTTTGTTCGATGTTCCGCAGACGAGGTATCCCCGGGCTGCGGCAATATTATATAATGTGGTCATCCTGAGACGTGCCGCAATATTTCCTCTAAGGACAGGAGTGTCGGTGATATGAGGGGCGGCAAGGAATGCTGATCTGACCTCTTCCAGGGGGACAGTGATAAGCTCGACGCCCAGACTGCGGCAGAGTTCTTCCGCATCTTCATGATCCTGCGGATTATTGGACGAGACCGGCATATTCACGCCAAGCACCCGTTCGGGGGAGAGGGATTTACAGCAGAGTGAGCAGGCCACCGCCGAGTCGAGTCCGCCGGAAATGCCGATGACCACTCCGCGGGCGTTCGCTCCCCAGATGGTCTGTCTGATGAGGTCTTTGGTTTTCACGATCTCGCATCCGATACATTCACAGGTTACTTTGGTCATTTTTCCTCCTTTTTTAACGCGTCACGAAGATTTTTCAGCGCATAGCGGGTTCCTGGATGGTCTGTCGTGAATCTATTCAGGAATTCCGCCACGTCCCCGCGGGTCTCCGGCCCGGGTCCCCGGTATCCATGTCGCTTTGCATACCAAAACACCTCTTCCGCAGGTATCACGGAAAAAGGGGCGATCCGTCCCTTTTTCGGAGAGAGCAGTCGGTCCTGTGTCCCGGCGCAGACTGATTCCAGTACATAGAGTGCGGTATCGTCCAGCGTGGCCGGCTCAAGGATCACGTTGGCATCCTTTGGATCTTTCACGAAGAGCAGATCGGTCCGGGCTGCGAGCATGTCCGCAAGAAAGATTCGCAGGGCAAAACTGCGGAACGTTTTGTCTTCTTCGACAAAGAGTCGTGCGCCTGAGGGAAGCCCCCCCTGATGCCTGATCTCTTTCTTGGCTTTTGCCGCTATGTCGGCAGCAGCGTGGAGTTCGCAAAGATAGAGGCCCGAGTACGGCTGCGTCACGACCGCCTCTTTGCTGCACCTGCTGCATTTCATACAAGAAGTATGGGCTCTTCAAAGATATGGATATTCCCCGGCCGGATCGTCACCTCCGGGACTTAGATGCAATCAAAAAAAAAGTATTTTCAGAGTTTACGGCAGACCGTCAGGTATCCCGTATGCGAGACGCGTGTAGACGGTCTCGTGCCCCTTTTACTTCGGGTGAGTTCACGTTCCATGCACTCAAACGTCAGGACTGACTCCTCGCCGAATAGTTCCCGGGCTGTGTCCATGACGCAGAAGGTCTGTTCCAGAAACGGCGTATAGGTCGCGAAGTATCCGCCGATCTTCAGGAGCGGGTATACGTGCCTGACGTGTTCGGGCTGGATCTGCATATCCAGATGGACAATATCGTATGGTCCGTCCGCGACCTCCAGAACATCGCAGGCCCGGCACTCAACGTTGTCCAGTCCTGCGTCCCGGATGTTTCCCTCTGCTATTTTGGAGAACTCCGGTCGTGCTTCGCAGGTGACGACCGAACCGGCACATCCGCCGAAGAAGATGGCTGCGATCCCTGATCCCGTTCCCGCATCCAGAACGCGGTCACGCCGGCACATCCCTGTGTATGCCATGACCATGCCGATGTCTTTTGGCATCATGGGGGCGCCGGTCCGTTTTCCATGTGCAAAAAAGTCCGTTGCTTTGGGAACGAGAACGTAGAACGTTTTACCCAGATGGGTCAGGATCTCATCCCCGTTTTCCAGCCCCGCGACTTCCGCAAGATCGATCATGCCCAGATCCGTCGAGAGTTTTCCCTCGCCGGCCTTCACATAATACTCTCGTCCGTGTCCGTGAACGATGACTCTGTTTGGTCCGATCATACAGCGGTCAGTTTTAAAATTGCCTCAGCAATGTCCCCGTTACACTCCACAAGAGCAGCACGGGCGGTTTCCGGTGAGACGGAAGTCTGTGAAGCAACCAATTCAACATCCGACTCAGGGATCTCGACGGCGGTCTCTTCGAAGTGGACCTCGCCCGTGAGCTGATACGAGGTCTGACCCTGCATGGTGATGCCGACGACCTCGGCATTCAGAAAGACATAATTTCCGGACGCTGTGTAGACCACAACTTTCGAGACATCTGCGATCTCGTCCATCTTCATGCCCATTTTTTTCATCGCTGCTTTCATCTGTTTGGGATTTACACCTGGCATCATTTTTTGTTCCTTCCTTGTCTAACTTTTACTGCTGTTCCATAATTAAATCCGATCATTTCGCTTCCGGAAAGTACTGCCATCCCGGTGGCGATCAGATTGTCCGATTCATCGACGACAAAAACTTCGTCTTCTGCATGAATGTTTGGATCACTCGATATTACGTGTTTTGCCATGGCATTTTTGCCGTCGGCAACGAAAGGTACCGCCTCTTCCATGATCACGACCCGGTTTGCCGGGGCCGGCAGAAACGCATGGAGAGCCTGTGCTCCGGGATACCCGAGCGTGAACCGCCCGTCATTTGCGCGGACAGTGACCAGCCGTTCGTTGGCCAGGCTCACGTACCGTACCCTTTTTGTGGTCGAGTACGAAAACGTGACCTGGTCGGGAAAGAGAGCTTCTCCAGCGCCCCGCCCGAACTGGAAGTCAGCGATCCTTCGGACCCGCTGTAAACTGCCCTTCCACAAGCTCGTTAACTCTTCTGATGAAATCATGCTCGCATCCTTTGGGGATATATGCGCCGGCTGCAATATTATGCCCTCCGCCTGCGCCCCCCACCTCGGCGGCTGCCGTGACCAGAGCTTGCTGCAGATCGATCCCCCGGCGCAGGACCTTTTCATAGGTCCGCATCGAGACTTTGATGAGGTCAGGTTCATCGGAAACACTGCACATTACGAGGATCGGTTTGTTGGTGTCGAGTTTTGAGAGGGCCATCCCGGCCCCGATCCCGACGATCGTGTCAGGATACTTATCGCCGGTATGGATCGACTGGATGGATCCCAGATCCTCCACGCCGGTTTCGAGGATGTACTCGCAGAGTTCGCGGATGATGGACCGGTGGTGTCTGAGCATATGCTCGGCTTCCCGATACTTTTGTCCCCGGTCCCCGAAGCAGACTGCCTCGCCGATCTTCGGCTTGGTCCACCGCCCGCAGGCGTTCAGCATTGTGGCATACTCGGAGGCATTTCTCAGCGGTGTCTTTTCCATCTCGTCCGGGAAGAAGTAGAGCTCGGCAAACAGCCGGTCAGGCGACTCGCCGTTCGCAATGATCTGCTCGGTGAGAACGCTTGCAAGTGTCCGTTCCTCCTCAGGGGAGAGTTCCTCCCAGACCCTCTGTTCGGAAGGCGACTGGTAGATCCCGATCCTGCTGAGCAGGGAGGCAGCCTCGGCGGGTTTTCCGGAGATGCCGGGAATCAGTGGGTCATCGGAGTTCGAGAGGCAGATGTGGAGCGGTCTTGTTGAGAGGCCGTAACAATTTATCCCGCGGCTGATTCTGACCTGCCCGCAGTCGACTCCATCCTCCGCGATCCACCGGGCGACCCCAACCAGTCCGTGATGCTCCCGCGCCATCATATCGCCGACGTTTCCAACAACAGAAAGTTTTGCCAGATCTGTGTTTGCCGGGTCGAGCTTTCTTGCGACGAGATAGGCAATGCCCGCCGCACTGCATTTTGCGTAATCCTCGCCGTAAAACTGTGAGTTGACCTGGAAGTATTCAGTGCCGCCGGGTGCCGGCTGGCTTATGTGGTGGTCAAGGATGAGGACATTGTCTGCCGGGATCCCGGCTTCTTCCAGAAGATTCTGCTGGCCGCCTCCCAGATCGGTGAAGATCTTGAGGGTGTCGTCATCCGGGATGTGCTTCATGGTCATCGGCTCGAGCTGGCGGACGAAGACCGGGTTTACCGGGATCCCCTGTCGGGTGACTGCCCGCGAGATGATCGCTTCGCTGGTGATCCCGTCGGCGTCTATGTGTGAGATGAGGGTCGCGGCGTCCGCTTCCTGAATTATTTTTGCGGCACGGCTGACATCTTCAACGAATCCCATTCTTATCTGGTGGGATGTACGTGGGGAAAAATCATTACCAACGCCGACCCACACTATCATATATGCGGGATCTGGTTCAGTTCGGTCTGTCCGGCGTAGTTTCGCCGGAGACGATGCGTGTCGTTGATAAAAACGCGGATGAGTATGGCGTCTCTGCGGCTCAGCGCATGGAAAGTGCGGGCTGTGTCCTCGCATCGGCCGTCCGGTCCGAGGATCCTGAGTCTGTTTTGATCCTCTGCGGAACAGGTAACAATGGGGGTGACGGTTTTGTCTGCGCCCGTCATCTGGCAAAGGAGTATTCCGTGAAGGTGATCTTCACCGGAGACGCAAAGACGCCAGAGGCACGGGCGGCGTTTTCCGCACTGGAAGGCTGTCCGGCGGAGCTCGCTTCATCCTGGTCTGCCGAGGATTTTTCCGCAGATGTGATCGTGGACGCCCTGCTTGGTACCGGTGCATCCCTCCCGCTCAGAGAGCCGTATGCCTCCCTCGTGGATATGATGAATATGGCAAAGGGTCGTGTTCTCGCCTGCGATATGCCGACGCCCGGGGTCAGGGCGGACCGGGTGATCGCTTTTCATCTGGCAAAGACCGAAGGTGCCGAGGTGTATAGTATCGGGATCCCGTTCGCGGCTGAGGTTTTCTGCGGGAAGGGCGATCGTCTTCCCGTTCCGGAAAAGCCGTCCGGGGCGCACAAGGGCTGGGCAGGTTACGTGCTCGTGATCGGCGGGGGGCCTTATCAGGGTGCGCCGTTTCTGGCAGGGTGTGCTGCTCTCCGTTCGGGCGCGGACGTTGTCCGTGTGGCAACTCCCGTTGACGGGTTTATGCCTGACCTCATCCTCGAGAGACTACCTGGCAATAAAGTGGGTAAGGAACATCTGGACCGGCTGCTTGTTTTAGTAAAGAATGCGGATGTGGTGATCGCCGGACCTGGTCTCGGCGCAGACCCTGAAAGTCTTGAGGTTGCTTCGCAAATTGTTTCCGCCGCGAAACGGGCGGTGGTGGACGCAGATCTCCTGCGAAATCCTCTGCCGCGGGCACGGGAACAAACGATCTACACCCCGCATGCAGGCGAGTTTGCCCGGATCTTCTGTCCGGTTCCGGAGAAGCTCAGTGATAGGGGGGTCGTCGTGCGGGAAGCGGCGAAACGTGCCGGCGGAACGGTCATTCTGAAAGGGGCGATCGATGTGATCTCGGACGGTTCCCGGGTGAAGTTCAACCGATCCGGTGCTCCGGGCATGACCACGGGCGGCACCGGCGATGTCCTCTCAGGTGTCTGCGGGGGGCTTCTTGCACGGATGGATGCCTTTCCGGCCGCCTGCGCCGCGGTGTATGCCGCGGGAAAGGCTGGGGAATTGGCTGATGAGGACACCGGAGATGGTTTAATCGCAAGCGATTTACTAAGGCACCTTGCATACATAGTGTATAAGGAGAAATGAAATGCCGGTTTTTACTCATCTGAATGAAAATAATGAGGTCCATATGGTGGATGTGACGCCAAAGCCCGATGTTTCCCGTGAAGCGACCGCAAAAGGGCGGATATATCTTCGGCCCGAGACGCTTGCGGCGATCGCCGAAGGAAGGGTCCTGAAAGGAAATGTGCTTGCGACGGCACAGGTGGCAGGGACCCTCGCGGTAAAACAGACATGGGCACTTATCCCGATGTGCCATCCCCTCCCGGTCGGCGGGGTGACGATCTGGTTTGAGCAGACGAATGAGTACATCGAGGCGTTCTGCCGGGTAAAAACCTACGGAAAGACCGGTATCGAGATGGAATCTCTGACAGGAGTCTCGCTTGCACTTCTGACGATCTGGGATATGGTCAAGTCCGCGGAGAAGGATGAGGCCGGCCAGTATCCGGTGACCCGGATCGACGGGATCTCTGTCATAGAGAAGAAAAAGGGCGTTTTGCAGTAACGACTCCTTGGGTCATCACGGAGTATTTATACAACGTAGCCCCAATAATATACAGTTTACAGCTAGCCGTATCCAGATACGGTCTGTATATCTACAGGAATGTAGCCTAGATGGCTGAACCTGAGGTGAAACCAACATATGTCGAAATCAATGTATGGATATGTCCGTGACGCGTGGAAGAAGCCCGCAGAGTCCGGAGTAAAGAGACTCCTTTGGGAGAGAATGCAGACCTGGCGCCGTCAGGGTGCCGTTGTCCGCCTTGAGCGCCCGACCCGTATCGACAGAGCACGGGAGCTCGGATATAAAGCAAAGCAGGGTATCATCGTTGTTCGTGCATCCATCCGCCGTGGTGGCCGCAGAAAGTCGAGATACATCCGCGGACGCAGAACCAACCGTATGGGTATGCGCAAAGCAACCCCC from Methanocorpusculum sp. harbors:
- a CDS encoding methyltransferase domain-containing protein — encoded protein: MIGPNRVIVHGHGREYYVKAGEGKLSTDLGMIDLAEVAGLENGDEILTHLGKTFYVLVPKATDFFAHGKRTGAPMMPKDIGMVMAYTGMCRRDRVLDAGTGSGIAAIFFGGCAGSVVTCEARPEFSKIAEGNIRDAGLDNVECRACDVLEVADGPYDIVHLDMQIQPEHVRHVYPLLKIGGYFATYTPFLEQTFCVMDTARELFGEESVLTFECMERELTRSKRGTRPSTRVSHTGYLTVCRKL
- a CDS encoding PUA domain-containing protein, with translation MISSEELTSLWKGSLQRVRRIADFQFGRGAGEALFPDQVTFSYSTTKRVRYVSLANERLVTVRANDGRFTLGYPGAQALHAFLPAPANRVVIMEEAVPFVADGKNAMAKHVISSDPNIHAEDEVFVVDESDNLIATGMAVLSGSEMIGFNYGTAVKVRQGRNKK
- the moaC gene encoding cyclic pyranopterin monophosphate synthase MoaC → MPVFTHLNENNEVHMVDVTPKPDVSREATAKGRIYLRPETLAAIAEGRVLKGNVLATAQVAGTLAVKQTWALIPMCHPLPVGGVTIWFEQTNEYIEAFCRVKTYGKTGIEMESLTGVSLALLTIWDMVKSAEKDEAGQYPVTRIDGISVIEKKKGVLQ
- a CDS encoding NAD(P)/FAD-dependent oxidoreductase, with protein sequence MIYVIGAGPAGRMASLRLAGAGKQVTLLERKAIGGTCIHDGCMLVCGLNDVARSINTISFLKNSGVIEGGAAVRFPEVIQKLEGVQRKLEIILERETKAAGVVIEYEANAEIRDGKLFVNGQLRKAEKIIIATGAGIHVPDIPGNDLAGIYTAKTLRTMSMLPKRLAIIGGGISAAEFAYIYAAFGCEVTIFCRSLLLPVLPESMMKAVHRDLANVTIIYGHIKQILGKDHVEGVRINGDDMPFDAVLFTTGMMPETSLFTGMAKNPDGSIKVDEKMETSVPGIYAAGDVTGAPYFTPVARLQGFAAADAILGHPRKVDLDQVPFTIVLGLDYTMCPPKKGVEGMTFSSPNIAGPESFWHVADGSVGSMHLTVSKEDGQILGFATSAPGTSIVGTYLGYLVRKGVTVHEFSPMLEVHPTPDGMYSMIRLAADSLDKQ
- a CDS encoding DHH family phosphoesterase; protein product: MGFVEDVSRAAKIIQEADAATLISHIDADGITSEAIISRAVTRQGIPVNPVFVRQLEPMTMKHIPDDDTLKIFTDLGGGQQNLLEEAGIPADNVLILDHHISQPAPGGTEYFQVNSQFYGEDYAKCSAAGIAYLVARKLDPANTDLAKLSVVGNVGDMMAREHHGLVGVARWIAEDGVDCGQVRISRGINCYGLSTRPLHICLSNSDDPLIPGISGKPAEAASLLSRIGIYQSPSEQRVWEELSPEEERTLASVLTEQIIANGESPDRLFAELYFFPDEMEKTPLRNASEYATMLNACGRWTKPKIGEAVCFGDRGQKYREAEHMLRHHRSIIRELCEYILETGVEDLGSIQSIHTGDKYPDTIVGIGAGMALSKLDTNKPILVMCSVSDEPDLIKVSMRTYEKVLRRGIDLQQALVTAAAEVGGAGGGHNIAAGAYIPKGCEHDFIRRVNELVEGQFTAGPKDR
- the nadE gene encoding NAD(+) synthase — translated: MTKVTCECIGCEIVKTKDLIRQTIWGANARGVVIGISGGLDSAVACSLCCKSLSPERVLGVNMPVSSNNPQDHEDAEELCRSLGVELITVPLEEVRSAFLAAPHITDTPVLRGNIAARLRMTTLYNIAAARGYLVCGTSNKTEYMIGYSTKWGDSAADIQPLLHLWKKDVYLFAKELGVPESIITKAPSAGFWEGQSDESELGMSYAELDAALIALEESGGVPKNSIEEKALGFIKCSEHKRAPAANRLFT
- a CDS encoding nascent polypeptide-associated complex protein is translated as MMPGVNPKQMKAAMKKMGMKMDEIADVSKVVVYTASGNYVFLNAEVVGITMQGQTSYQLTGEVHFEETAVEIPESDVELVASQTSVSPETARAALVECNGDIAEAILKLTAV
- a CDS encoding NAD(P)H-hydrate dehydratase yields the protein MRDLVQFGLSGVVSPETMRVVDKNADEYGVSAAQRMESAGCVLASAVRSEDPESVLILCGTGNNGGDGFVCARHLAKEYSVKVIFTGDAKTPEARAAFSALEGCPAELASSWSAEDFSADVIVDALLGTGASLPLREPYASLVDMMNMAKGRVLACDMPTPGVRADRVIAFHLAKTEGAEVYSIGIPFAAEVFCGKGDRLPVPEKPSGAHKGWAGYVLVIGGGPYQGAPFLAGCAALRSGADVVRVATPVDGFMPDLILERLPGNKVGKEHLDRLLVLVKNADVVIAGPGLGADPESLEVASQIVSAAKRAVVDADLLRNPLPRAREQTIYTPHAGEFARIFCPVPEKLSDRGVVVREAAKRAGGTVILKGAIDVISDGSRVKFNRSGAPGMTTGGTGDVLSGVCGGLLARMDAFPAACAAVYAAGKAGELADEDTGDGLIASDLLRHLAYIVYKEK
- the glyA gene encoding serine hydroxymethyltransferase; amino-acid sequence: MSSLALFDPEIFELINKEHKRQVEGLELIASENVVAREVMEAMGTILTNKYAEGYPGKRYYGGCEFHDQIENLARDRLCKLFGAEHANVQPHSGSQANEAVYLSCLKPGDKILSQSLNDGGHLSHGDPANMSGKCFNISFYGVDFDSERLDYGVIEELARKNRPDLIVCGASAYPREIDFKAFTEIAEDVGARSMADIAHISGLCCTGLHNSPVGITTYTTSTTHKTLRGPRGGVIMCDKEYANSIDKAVFPGMQGGPLMHVIAAKAVCFREALTEDYKEYAKQVVKNCKVLAATMEDNNFRLVSGGTDNHLCLLDLSDHNISGQQAEVALGKAGITVNKNTIPRQALSPFETSGIRIGTPTITTRGMKEEQCKQIGDWIAKVLNHIGDEKVIAGVKAEVTAFCLKYPLYPEIRNL